One genomic window of Solanum stenotomum isolate F172 chromosome 9, ASM1918654v1, whole genome shotgun sequence includes the following:
- the LOC125875999 gene encoding uncharacterized protein LOC125875999 isoform X2 — translation MEKKILPSSSGGYDIDSCGTHLGQRISRPVDLPEFSWTPESRLKENGPLLFTTEENTRELTVNQSKSASVVALGDSFQHQSNYQNSVEGYTSNLNAQENEVKSINHYPLCTQLQSTQHQHPLWKYDFPIGETPDSLNWVSQTNNMLAQADTGRSSSKSDNSYTGKSQIHPHQGYLISGNPDVTSRMPLEYNVSTGVVRVFGAVEQISSQHHSSYASSHGRGYLEEANRFGNSCVLEQSLKCSNRSGSNIPCWWDRDILSRGSASTDQKAGGKSLHTKAQNSIGSFDNRVDTLESRGRSHIEGDMKKDLKAIAKENIKSSLTNDLSSKHVHSPSNCVQHVESNRSIHSSHRLNEKSRLPSNKMSPAAEKLWEGSLQLSSSFTVSVVAFFKSGEKLLDVKWSEFVVAKGRVRLDDFEKYIKNLPSSSSRALTVVSFCLKEGTSAIGLKGMKGVAKDYMKCGRVGIAKLSPGVTIYLCPPTNAIFIILEKYGFLKGTAAVEGNSQLMIGCVVWQKNRTALTSVLKKSEEKANSLQEQLQKSPSDSSMLQGGGQGSLSMPSVKNSNPSAPLSSFSNLEQANVTDNKSIGIDSASRTTLTASGVKSPPFQQKKSELSGSHLWGSKGHLTSSEASCVHQSNDEPPKESRNLPKSVTSLLSDASKRKMAFPDDDDLPEFDFGTASGISSSSHRSYGSIIGNRLQLSGSRILDMSKQPTRPVAPSACMTIPRQMEEKHYSQSHAIPVTVPVRAYGSPMVPFHSSGKKNLFCDDDIPEWLPPDAQNERTNEPPKTFPPEYPTSRMLLPLPTGSVFPYPSSAPTHNSFSSQPSPLYHLPANSRVPPPIPSQKGPSNLTGFTFNSVPRPQSSSRAAASSLKPADKRVRRFRMLH, via the exons atggaaaaaaaaatactcccaTCTTCATCTGGAGGCTACGACATTGATTCCTGTGGGACGCATTTGGGTCAAAGGATATCGAGGCCAGTTGATTTGCCTGAATTTTCCTGGACTCCAGAATCACGATTAAAAGAGAATGGTCCACTCTTATTCACCACAGAAGAAAACACCCGTGAGTTAACTGTAAATCAATCAAAGTCTGCCTCAGTGGTTGCCCTTGGAGATAGTTTCCAGCATCAATCTAATTATCAGAACAGTGTCGAAGGATACACTAGTAATTTGAACGCCcaagaaaatgaagttaaaagtATAAACCATTACCCTTTATGCACACAGTTGCAATCTACACAGCACCAGCATCCACTCTGGAAATATGATTTTCCTATTGGGGAGACACCTGATTCACTAAATTGGGTATCACAGACAAATAACATGCTTGCACAAGCTGACACTGGTAGATCCTCTTCAAAATCCGATAATTCGTATACTGGAAAATCTCAGATTCATCCTCATCAGGGATATTTGATTTCTGGGAACCCTGATGTCACCTCTAGGATGCCATTGGAGTATAATGTTTCCACTGGAGTTGTGAGAGTGTTTGGAGCAGTTGAGCAGATTTCTTCTCAGCACCATTCCTCATATGCTTCTTCTCATGGAAGAGGTTACCTTGAAGAAGCCAATAGATTTGGAAATTCTTGTGTTTTGGAACAAAGTCTTAAGTGTTCAAACAGATCTGGAAGTAATATCCCCTGTTGGTGGGATAGAGATATTCTCTCAAGGGGCTCGGCTTCTACTGACCAAAAGGCTGGTGGAAAGTCATTGCATACCAAGGCTCAGAATTCCATTGGTTCTTTTGATAATCGTGTAGACACACTTGAAAGTAGAGGAAGAAGTCACATAGAAGGTGATATGAAAAAGGACCTGAAAGCAATAGCTAAGGAGAACATCAAAAGTTCTTTGACAAATGACCTCTCCTCCAAACATGTCCACTCTCCATCAAATTGTGTTCAACATGTTGAATCAAATAGGTCAATCCATAGTTCTCACAGATTAAATGAGAAGAGTAGGTTACCGTCTAATAAGATGTCTCCTGCAGCTGAAAAGCTATGGGAAGGATCTCTTCAGCTAAGCTCATCTTTTACCGTTTCTGTGGTGGCGTTCTTCAAAAG CGGTGAGAAGTTGCTTGATGTCAAGTGGTCTGAATTTGTAGTAGCTAAAGGCAGAGTAAGATTAGATGACTTCgaaaaatacatcaaaaatCTTCCTAGTTCAAGCAGTCGGGCACTAACG GTTGTTTCTTTTTGCCTCAAGGAGGGAACTTCTGCAATAGGACTCAAGGGCATGAAAGGG GTTGCAAAAGATTATATGAAATGTGGCAGAGTCGGGATAGCAAAGCTCTCTCCAGGTGTTACTATCTACCTTTGTCCCCCGACCAATGCAattttcattattcttgaaaaataCGGTTTCTTGAAGGGAACGGCAGCTGTGGAAGGGAACTCTCAGTTGATGATTGGTTGTGTTGTATGGCAGAAAAATCGAACAGCTTTGACTTCTGTTCTTAAAAAGTCTGAGGAAAAGGCTAATTCTTTGCAGGAGCAGCTTCAAAAGTCTCCATCTGATTCTTCTATGTTGCAAGGTGGGGGACAAGGTTCTTTATCTATGCCATCAGTTAAGAACTCAAACCCATCTGCCCCACTGAGCTCTTTCTCAAATCTTGAACAAGCAAATGTCACTGATAACAAGAGTATTGGTATTGATTCTGCAAGCAGAACAACCTTAACAGCTTCAGGTGTGAAGTCACCACCTTTTCAGCAAAAAAAATCTGAACTTTCCGGCTCGCATCTTTGGGGATCTAAAGGGCACTTGACGAGCAGTGAAGCTTCTTGTGTGCACCAGTCAAATGATGAACCACCCAAGGAAAGCAGGAACCTCCCAAAATCTGTAACATCATTGCTGTCCGATGCATCAAAACGAAAAATGGCATTTCCAGATGATGATGATCTCCCTGAGTTTGACTTTGGAACTGCTAGCGGAATATCTTCAAGTTCCCATCGTTCCTATGGATCCATTATTGGCAATAGGCTTCAACTTTCTGGAAGTAGAATTTTAGATATGTCTAAACAGCCCACCAGACCTGTGGCACCTTCAGCTTGCATGACTATTCCTAG GCAAATGGAAGAAAAGCATTACAGCCAAAGTCATGCTATTCCAGTGACAGTTCCTGTTCGTGCATATGGTTCACCGATGGTTCCGTTTCATAGCTCGGGTAAGAAGAACTTATTTTGTGATGATGATATTCCTGAATGGTTGCCACCAGATGCTCAGAATGAAAGAACAAATGAACCACCAAAGACCTTTCCGCCTGAATACCCAACCTCGAGAATGTTGCTGCCTCTTCCTACAGGATCAGTGTTTCCTTATCCATCTTCTGCCCCTACCCATAACAGTTTTTCTTCACAACCGTCTCCTCTATATCATCTGCCTGCCAATTCCAGAGTGCCACCCCCCATACCCTCTCAAAAAGGTCCTAGTAATTTGACAGGATTCACCTTTAACTCAGTTCCAAGGCCACAGTCTAGTTCTCGTGCTGCTGCAAGTTCATTGAAGCCTGCGGATAAAAGAGTAAGGAG GTTTAGAATGCTCCACTAA
- the LOC125875999 gene encoding uncharacterized protein LOC125875999 isoform X1, with protein MEKKILPSSSGGYDIDSCGTHLGQRISRPVDLPEFSWTPESRLKENGPLLFTTEENTRELTVNQSKSASVVALGDSFQHQSNYQNSVEGYTSNLNAQENEVKSINHYPLCTQLQSTQHQHPLWKYDFPIGETPDSLNWVSQTNNMLAQADTGRSSSKSDNSYTGKSQIHPHQGYLISGNPDVTSRMPLEYNVSTGVVRVFGAVEQISSQHHSSYASSHGRGYLEEANRFGNSCVLEQSLKCSNRSGSNIPCWWDRDILSRGSASTDQKAGGKSLHTKAQNSIGSFDNRVDTLESRGRSHIEGDMKKDLKAIAKENIKSSLTNDLSSKHVHSPSNCVQHVESNRSIHSSHRLNEKSRLPSNKMSPAAEKLWEGSLQLSSSFTVSVVAFFKSGEKLLDVKWSEFVVAKGRVRLDDFEKYIKNLPSSSSRALTVVSFCLKEGTSAIGLKGMKGVAKDYMKCGRVGIAKLSPGVTIYLCPPTNAIFIILEKYGFLKGTAAVEGNSQLMIGCVVWQKNRTALTSVLKKSEEKANSLQEQLQKSPSDSSMLQGGGQGSLSMPSVKNSNPSAPLSSFSNLEQANVTDNKSIGIDSASRTTLTASGVKSPPFQQKKSELSGSHLWGSKGHLTSSEASCVHQSNDEPPKESRNLPKSVTSLLSDASKRKMAFPDDDDLPEFDFGTASGISSSSHRSYGSIIGNRLQLSGSRILDMSKQPTRPVAPSACMTIPRSVISISKEMPLARNVNDYSQLVTASRQMEEKHYSQSHAIPVTVPVRAYGSPMVPFHSSGKKNLFCDDDIPEWLPPDAQNERTNEPPKTFPPEYPTSRMLLPLPTGSVFPYPSSAPTHNSFSSQPSPLYHLPANSRVPPPIPSQKGPSNLTGFTFNSVPRPQSSSRAAASSLKPADKRVRRS; from the exons atggaaaaaaaaatactcccaTCTTCATCTGGAGGCTACGACATTGATTCCTGTGGGACGCATTTGGGTCAAAGGATATCGAGGCCAGTTGATTTGCCTGAATTTTCCTGGACTCCAGAATCACGATTAAAAGAGAATGGTCCACTCTTATTCACCACAGAAGAAAACACCCGTGAGTTAACTGTAAATCAATCAAAGTCTGCCTCAGTGGTTGCCCTTGGAGATAGTTTCCAGCATCAATCTAATTATCAGAACAGTGTCGAAGGATACACTAGTAATTTGAACGCCcaagaaaatgaagttaaaagtATAAACCATTACCCTTTATGCACACAGTTGCAATCTACACAGCACCAGCATCCACTCTGGAAATATGATTTTCCTATTGGGGAGACACCTGATTCACTAAATTGGGTATCACAGACAAATAACATGCTTGCACAAGCTGACACTGGTAGATCCTCTTCAAAATCCGATAATTCGTATACTGGAAAATCTCAGATTCATCCTCATCAGGGATATTTGATTTCTGGGAACCCTGATGTCACCTCTAGGATGCCATTGGAGTATAATGTTTCCACTGGAGTTGTGAGAGTGTTTGGAGCAGTTGAGCAGATTTCTTCTCAGCACCATTCCTCATATGCTTCTTCTCATGGAAGAGGTTACCTTGAAGAAGCCAATAGATTTGGAAATTCTTGTGTTTTGGAACAAAGTCTTAAGTGTTCAAACAGATCTGGAAGTAATATCCCCTGTTGGTGGGATAGAGATATTCTCTCAAGGGGCTCGGCTTCTACTGACCAAAAGGCTGGTGGAAAGTCATTGCATACCAAGGCTCAGAATTCCATTGGTTCTTTTGATAATCGTGTAGACACACTTGAAAGTAGAGGAAGAAGTCACATAGAAGGTGATATGAAAAAGGACCTGAAAGCAATAGCTAAGGAGAACATCAAAAGTTCTTTGACAAATGACCTCTCCTCCAAACATGTCCACTCTCCATCAAATTGTGTTCAACATGTTGAATCAAATAGGTCAATCCATAGTTCTCACAGATTAAATGAGAAGAGTAGGTTACCGTCTAATAAGATGTCTCCTGCAGCTGAAAAGCTATGGGAAGGATCTCTTCAGCTAAGCTCATCTTTTACCGTTTCTGTGGTGGCGTTCTTCAAAAG CGGTGAGAAGTTGCTTGATGTCAAGTGGTCTGAATTTGTAGTAGCTAAAGGCAGAGTAAGATTAGATGACTTCgaaaaatacatcaaaaatCTTCCTAGTTCAAGCAGTCGGGCACTAACG GTTGTTTCTTTTTGCCTCAAGGAGGGAACTTCTGCAATAGGACTCAAGGGCATGAAAGGG GTTGCAAAAGATTATATGAAATGTGGCAGAGTCGGGATAGCAAAGCTCTCTCCAGGTGTTACTATCTACCTTTGTCCCCCGACCAATGCAattttcattattcttgaaaaataCGGTTTCTTGAAGGGAACGGCAGCTGTGGAAGGGAACTCTCAGTTGATGATTGGTTGTGTTGTATGGCAGAAAAATCGAACAGCTTTGACTTCTGTTCTTAAAAAGTCTGAGGAAAAGGCTAATTCTTTGCAGGAGCAGCTTCAAAAGTCTCCATCTGATTCTTCTATGTTGCAAGGTGGGGGACAAGGTTCTTTATCTATGCCATCAGTTAAGAACTCAAACCCATCTGCCCCACTGAGCTCTTTCTCAAATCTTGAACAAGCAAATGTCACTGATAACAAGAGTATTGGTATTGATTCTGCAAGCAGAACAACCTTAACAGCTTCAGGTGTGAAGTCACCACCTTTTCAGCAAAAAAAATCTGAACTTTCCGGCTCGCATCTTTGGGGATCTAAAGGGCACTTGACGAGCAGTGAAGCTTCTTGTGTGCACCAGTCAAATGATGAACCACCCAAGGAAAGCAGGAACCTCCCAAAATCTGTAACATCATTGCTGTCCGATGCATCAAAACGAAAAATGGCATTTCCAGATGATGATGATCTCCCTGAGTTTGACTTTGGAACTGCTAGCGGAATATCTTCAAGTTCCCATCGTTCCTATGGATCCATTATTGGCAATAGGCTTCAACTTTCTGGAAGTAGAATTTTAGATATGTCTAAACAGCCCACCAGACCTGTGGCACCTTCAGCTTGCATGACTATTCCTAGGTCAGTAATATCGATCAGTAAAGAGATGCCCCTAGCTAGAAATGTTAATGACTATAGTCAACTGGTCACTGCTTCTAGGCAAATGGAAGAAAAGCATTACAGCCAAAGTCATGCTATTCCAGTGACAGTTCCTGTTCGTGCATATGGTTCACCGATGGTTCCGTTTCATAGCTCGGGTAAGAAGAACTTATTTTGTGATGATGATATTCCTGAATGGTTGCCACCAGATGCTCAGAATGAAAGAACAAATGAACCACCAAAGACCTTTCCGCCTGAATACCCAACCTCGAGAATGTTGCTGCCTCTTCCTACAGGATCAGTGTTTCCTTATCCATCTTCTGCCCCTACCCATAACAGTTTTTCTTCACAACCGTCTCCTCTATATCATCTGCCTGCCAATTCCAGAGTGCCACCCCCCATACCCTCTCAAAAAGGTCCTAGTAATTTGACAGGATTCACCTTTAACTCAGTTCCAAGGCCACAGTCTAGTTCTCGTGCTGCTGCAAGTTCATTGAAGCCTGCGGATAAAAGAGTAAGGAGGTCTTGA
- the LOC125876566 gene encoding uncharacterized protein LOC125876566: MSSWFSLPIPNPFKFDDDGAGGEKPSSPAAKGSDPNSSGIKEDFSAISQTFSQHLRGVAAFLAPTSPTQSEQESSTEKFSGIKSDLVEIGDSFKSGLSLFSSNKAVSEISKLASNFLQFGDESIDRENAEDEDGDDDYDDDDDDEEEVVGITDDVVDFVSTISQRPQLWTDFPLSLPSDFSMSDSQKEHVASIVQFVPGLESLRQKVCHGLSDRQFWMIYFVLLLPRLNGNDLELLSTPEIVEVRETLLQQLQSKKDPQPEESKDSEIVDASEMDVKVSGQQGSDSKLEEKNISVETANASQNKDSLHDEKRQEQLEDEKTKNTTSYADKNEDDVSFSDLEDDDTDLSDSRLQGSKPTHRKKVSSSSESHEWIQLNENSKAQGSQQKAGQSIHRDKDSEGEDSSDWLTVDDVDSDSLATN; this comes from the exons atgtcatcTTGGTTCTCTCTTCCTATTCCAAATCCTTTCAAATTCGATGACGACGGCGCCGGCGGTGAAAAACCCTCATCACCGGCGGCGAAGGGTTCCGATCCCAATTCATCTGGCATAAAGGAAGATTTCTCAGCCATCTCCCAGACTTTCTCACAGCATCTCCGCGGTGTCGCCGCCTTTCTTGCGCCGACATCGCCAACTCAGTCAGAGCAAGAATCGTCAACTGAAAAATTTAGTGGAATCAAGAGTGATTTAGTGGAGATTGGAGATAGCTTTAAATCGGGTTTATCTTTGTTTTCTTCGAACAAAGCTGTTTCAGAGATTTCCAAGTTGGCTTCCAATTTTTTACAGTTTGGTGATGAGTCAATTGATCGTGAAAATGCTGAAGATGAAGATGGAGATGAcgattatgatgatgatgatgatgatgaagaggaAGTTGTGGGTATTACGGATGACGTTGTGGATTTTGTTAGCACAATCTCACAACGGCCTCAGTTGTGGACTGATTTTCCACTCTCTCTACCCAGTG ATTTTTCCATGTCTGATAGTCAGAAAGAACATGTAGCATCCATTGTGCAGTTTGTGCCTGGGCTTGAGTCCTTGAGGCAGAAGGTTTGCCATGGATTATCTGATCGGCAATTTTGGATGATCTATTTCGTTTTATTGCTTCCAAGGTTGAATGGGAATGACTTGGAGCTGTTGTCAACTCCTGAG ATTGTTGAAGTACGGGAGACACTTCTGCAGCAGTTACAAAGTAAGAAAGATCCACAGCCAGAAGAATCGAAGGACTCTGAGATTGTTGATGCATCTGAGATGGATGTCAAGGTCAGTGGACAGCAAGGGTCTGATAGTAAATTGGAGGAGAAGAATATTTCAGTAGAGACTGCAAATGCCTCTCAAAATAAAGATAGTTTGCATGACGAGAAACGTCAAGAGCAGTTAGAAGATGAAAAGACCAAGAATACAACCTCATATGCTGACAAGAACGAGGATGACGTTTCTTTCAGTGATCTTGAGGATGATGATACCGATCTATCGGATAGTAGACTACAAGGAAGCAAGCCCACACACAGAAAGAAAGTTTCCTCATCTAGTGAATCTCATGAATGGATTCAACTAAATGAGAACTCTAAAGCTCAAGGTAGTCAGCAGAAGGCTGGCCAATCTATTCACCGGGATAAAGATTCCGAAGGTGAGGACTCCAGTGACTGGCTCACTGTTGATGACGTTGATTCTGACAGTTTGGCCACCAATTGA